From Spartinivicinus ruber, the proteins below share one genomic window:
- the fliF gene encoding flagellar basal-body MS-ring/collar protein FliF has protein sequence MATTEAESNSNQQPAVVGDQTASSNRFGGGLFDSLSSLSIARQIALMVGLAASVAIGFAIVMWSQSPDFRPIYGSMQGFNSAQVIQALQDSEINYRIEPNSGIILVEADQVAKARMALAAADVMDETNVGLEVLDKEQGLGTSQFLENARYRRGLEGELARTIASLYNVRNARVHLAIPKRSVFIRDARLPSASVFLELYGTRTLKPEQVKAIRNLVAASVPDMPVERVAVVDQHGQLLSVESTVEESRLKLANQQREYINKVEDILVQRVHNILEPVLGRNNYKAEVSADIDFTAIEQTSELFNPDTPALRSEQTLDESRKTGAGQGGVPGALSNQPPGEVTVPEQVEGGQAEGQATAAKPTDVRVQATRNFELDKTISHTRFQQGRLKRLTVAVVVNDLVTAAPDTGEVVRTPWDENELARFTQLVKDAVGFDISRGDSVNVINSAFVDVPTEAIEEIPFWTQPWFWEIIKLVLAGLFLLILLFGFLKPMVRHLFAKPAPEAAGAGGVGGMEAFEELESLGEDGGLAEDQVSISGGAGGSILLPGPHEGYEQQLNAVRELISEDAGRVALVIKHWVSEDD, from the coding sequence ATGGCAACAACTGAGGCTGAATCTAACAGCAATCAACAGCCTGCCGTTGTGGGTGATCAAACTGCGTCATCAAACCGTTTCGGGGGTGGGCTTTTTGACTCACTCAGCAGTCTGTCAATTGCCAGGCAAATTGCCTTAATGGTGGGGTTGGCAGCCAGCGTGGCGATTGGCTTTGCGATTGTCATGTGGTCCCAGTCCCCAGACTTCCGCCCTATTTATGGCTCGATGCAAGGCTTTAACAGCGCTCAAGTCATCCAAGCACTACAGGATAGTGAAATCAACTATAGAATTGAGCCGAACAGCGGCATCATTCTGGTTGAGGCTGATCAAGTGGCGAAGGCACGAATGGCACTAGCCGCCGCAGATGTGATGGATGAAACCAATGTAGGTCTTGAGGTACTGGATAAAGAACAAGGTCTGGGTACCAGTCAGTTTTTAGAAAATGCGCGGTATCGGCGTGGACTCGAGGGGGAGCTGGCGAGAACCATTGCCAGTTTGTATAACGTCAGAAATGCCAGAGTACACTTAGCTATTCCCAAACGCTCCGTGTTTATTCGTGATGCCCGCCTGCCTTCTGCATCGGTTTTTCTGGAGTTATATGGAACTCGCACCCTCAAGCCTGAGCAGGTCAAGGCCATTCGTAACCTGGTGGCAGCCAGTGTGCCAGATATGCCCGTTGAGCGAGTGGCTGTGGTGGATCAGCATGGCCAGCTGCTTTCTGTAGAATCCACTGTTGAAGAGAGTCGACTCAAGTTGGCTAATCAGCAGCGGGAATATATCAACAAAGTAGAGGATATTTTGGTTCAGCGGGTACACAACATTTTAGAGCCAGTGCTGGGTCGAAATAACTATAAGGCTGAAGTCTCAGCAGATATTGACTTTACTGCTATTGAGCAGACATCTGAGTTGTTTAACCCTGATACACCAGCCCTGCGTAGTGAACAAACCTTGGATGAAAGCCGTAAAACGGGTGCAGGGCAAGGGGGAGTTCCTGGGGCACTGTCTAACCAGCCGCCGGGAGAGGTGACCGTACCTGAGCAAGTCGAGGGAGGACAGGCAGAAGGCCAGGCCACGGCTGCAAAGCCAACGGATGTGCGAGTACAAGCGACTCGTAACTTTGAGCTAGATAAAACCATCAGCCATACCCGTTTTCAACAAGGGCGATTAAAGCGTTTGACGGTAGCAGTGGTAGTCAATGACTTGGTGACAGCTGCTCCTGATACTGGTGAAGTAGTTCGTACGCCGTGGGATGAGAATGAGCTAGCCAGGTTCACGCAGTTAGTCAAAGATGCAGTGGGGTTTGATATATCACGGGGCGATAGTGTGAATGTGATTAACTCTGCTTTTGTCGATGTGCCAACGGAAGCGATTGAAGAAATTCCGTTTTGGACGCAACCCTGGTTCTGGGAAATCATCAAACTGGTATTGGCCGGATTATTTTTACTGATTTTATTATTTGGTTTTTTAAAACCAATGGTTCGTCATTTATTTGCCAAGCCTGCACCTGAAGCAGCTGGCGCAGGTGGTGTTGGGGGGATGGAAGCCTTTGAAGAGCTGGAAAGCCTAGGTGAAGACGGTGGGTTGGCTGAAGATCAGGTTAGTATTTCTGGCGGTGCGGGTGGCAGCATCCTGTTACCAGGTCCTCATGAAGGTTATGAGCAGCAGCTTAATGCCGTGAGAGAGCTGATTAGTGAGGATGCTGGTCGGGTTGCATTGGTCATTAAGCATTGGGTATCGGAAGATGACTGA
- the fliG gene encoding flagellar motor switch protein FliG: MSGVERSAIFLLSLGEADAAEVLKHMGPKEVQKVGAMMAQLENVNRGKVVSVLKYFVEIVRHETGLGMGADGYIRNMLTQALGEDKASGLIDRILIGGNTTGLDTLKWMEPRAVADIIRYEHPQIQAIVVAYLDADQSAEILGYFDAKVRLDIMLRVANLTTVQPAALQELNDILERQFSGSGSTKTTSMGGVKRVADIMNYVEGSIEAPLMESIKQVDEDLCTEIEDLMFVFDNLSDVDDRGIQALMREVSSDVLILALKGANEAVKEKIFKNMSKRAAELLQDDLEAKGPVRLSEVETAQKEILSIARRMADSGEIALGKGGEEMV, encoded by the coding sequence ATGTCTGGAGTTGAACGCTCTGCTATTTTTTTGTTGAGCTTAGGAGAGGCTGACGCTGCTGAAGTGTTAAAACATATGGGGCCAAAAGAAGTGCAAAAGGTTGGGGCAATGATGGCTCAGCTGGAAAATGTTAACCGCGGTAAAGTGGTTTCAGTGCTGAAATACTTCGTTGAAATTGTCCGTCACGAAACAGGCTTAGGGATGGGGGCAGATGGCTATATTCGCAATATGCTCACTCAGGCACTGGGAGAAGATAAGGCCAGCGGGCTGATTGATCGTATCCTGATTGGTGGTAACACGACAGGATTGGATACCTTAAAATGGATGGAGCCGCGGGCAGTGGCTGACATTATTCGTTATGAACACCCACAAATTCAGGCGATTGTTGTAGCTTATCTGGATGCTGATCAGTCAGCAGAAATTCTAGGTTATTTCGATGCTAAAGTGCGCCTGGATATTATGTTGCGGGTTGCTAACTTGACTACAGTGCAGCCAGCAGCATTACAAGAGTTGAATGATATTCTGGAACGCCAGTTTTCTGGTAGTGGCTCAACCAAAACTACCTCAATGGGAGGGGTGAAAAGGGTTGCAGATATTATGAACTATGTAGAAGGTTCCATCGAAGCTCCTTTGATGGAGTCTATCAAGCAAGTAGATGAAGACCTGTGCACTGAAATTGAGGACTTAATGTTTGTTTTTGACAACCTTTCTGATGTCGATGACCGTGGTATTCAAGCATTAATGCGTGAAGTGTCGTCTGATGTGTTAATCCTGGCATTAAAAGGTGCTAATGAGGCGGTAAAGGAAAAAATATTCAAAAATATGTCTAAACGGGCTGCCGAATTACTGCAAGATGATTTGGAAGCCAAAGGCCCTGTTCGGTTAAGTGAAGTGGAAACGGCACAAAAAGAAATCCTTAGCATTGCCAGGCGGATGGCTGATTCGGGTGAAATTGCCTTAGGTAAAGGCGGTGAGGAAATGGTATAG